A single window of Halobacterium jilantaiense DNA harbors:
- a CDS encoding YlbF family regulator — MSVETDAATTDEDHAADDIARQLGEAITDTPEYRRFVESKQAVENDDEVQSRIDEFEQLRQEFMLARQSGDADQEALQEVQDAQERLHGHPVMAEYLAAQDALEDRFEVLNDLISEPLDVDFVGESGACCQD, encoded by the coding sequence ATGAGCGTCGAAACCGACGCGGCGACCACCGACGAGGACCACGCCGCAGACGACATCGCGCGCCAGCTCGGTGAAGCCATCACCGACACGCCGGAGTACCGCCGGTTCGTCGAGTCCAAGCAGGCGGTCGAGAACGACGACGAGGTGCAGTCGCGTATCGACGAGTTCGAGCAGCTCCGCCAGGAGTTCATGCTCGCGCGGCAGTCCGGGGACGCCGACCAGGAAGCGCTCCAGGAGGTCCAGGACGCCCAGGAGCGACTCCACGGCCACCCCGTGATGGCAGAGTACCTCGCCGCCCAGGACGCCCTGGAGGACCGATTCGAGGTGCTGAACGACCTCATCAGCGAGCCGCTGGACGTGGACTTCGTCGGCGAGTCCGGGGCCTGCTGTCAGGACTAG
- the dph2 gene encoding diphthamide biosynthesis enzyme Dph2 translates to MSNEETRSAGDLRNTGLSLRHDRTWDYELDRIVEEVEDQDAEKVGLQFPEGLKRRGPAVADDLRERLDGVRILLSGQPCYGACDLDTYLMRRTDVFVHFGHSPMKESDSIIYVPLFSNVDVEPIMEQSLDELEEDDVGLVTTAQHMNQFEEMRTWLEERGFTVHTRRGDDRLTHEGQVLGCNYASADIDADQVLYVGGGKFHPLGLAMEHPDKHVVIADPVNNAVSVADAEQFLKQRYASVHKAMDAEKWGVIFCTKIGQGRFDQAEEIVENNDNAYLITMDEVTPDRLMNFDMDAFVNTGCPRITTDDGPQFHKPMLTPGEYEIAVGNKPLDELSFDTFHGTW, encoded by the coding sequence ATGAGCAACGAGGAGACCCGTTCCGCCGGAGACCTCCGGAACACGGGGCTGTCGCTGCGACACGACCGGACCTGGGACTACGAACTCGACCGCATCGTCGAGGAGGTCGAAGACCAGGACGCCGAGAAAGTCGGGCTGCAGTTCCCCGAGGGCCTCAAACGCCGCGGGCCCGCCGTCGCCGACGACCTGCGGGAGCGCCTCGACGGCGTGCGCATCCTGCTGTCCGGACAGCCGTGTTACGGCGCTTGCGACCTCGACACCTACCTGATGCGGCGCACCGACGTGTTCGTGCACTTCGGGCACTCGCCGATGAAGGAGTCCGACTCCATCATCTACGTCCCGCTGTTCTCGAACGTCGACGTCGAACCCATCATGGAGCAGTCCCTCGACGAACTCGAAGAGGACGACGTGGGCCTCGTCACGACCGCCCAGCACATGAACCAGTTCGAGGAGATGCGGACGTGGCTGGAGGAGCGCGGCTTCACCGTCCACACGCGCCGCGGCGACGACCGGCTCACTCACGAGGGCCAGGTCCTCGGCTGCAACTACGCGAGCGCGGACATCGACGCCGACCAGGTGCTGTACGTCGGCGGCGGGAAGTTCCACCCCCTCGGCCTCGCGATGGAACACCCCGACAAGCACGTCGTCATCGCCGACCCGGTGAACAACGCCGTCTCCGTGGCCGACGCCGAGCAGTTCCTCAAGCAGCGCTACGCCTCCGTCCACAAGGCGATGGACGCCGAGAAGTGGGGCGTCATCTTCTGCACGAAGATCGGACAGGGCCGGTTCGATCAGGCCGAGGAGATCGTCGAGAACAACGACAACGCCTACCTCATCACGATGGACGAGGTGACGCCGGACCGCCTGATGAACTTCGACATGGACGCGTTCGTGAACACGGGCTGTCCGCGTATCACGACCGACGACGGCCCGCAGTTCCACAAGCCGATGCTGACCCCCGGCGAGTACGAGATTGCGGTCGGGAACAAGCCGCTGGACGAACTCTCCTTCGACACCTTCCACGGCACCTGGTAG
- a CDS encoding hybrid sensor histidine kinase/response regulator: MSPGSPPRDVEDSVRVLHVDDDAAFLDLAATYLERHDLAVLTATDTDEALAVLADYHVDCVVSDYDMPGMDGLEFLETVRENYPGLPFVLFTGKGSEAIASEAISAGVTDYLQKDTGTDQYTVLANRVRNAVEHDRSKRALGERDRRLRTLFQNLPGMAYRCLNDPDWPMEFVAGEVESMFGYSADALESGDVVWGEEVIHPEDREFAWQTVQDALEDERPFELTYRIETPDGDVRHAWERGRGVGEADDGVVAIEGFITDITERVRRERELERRNARQSALFEQSPDMINIHDADGAFVEANRRFCEELGYDEDEVLDLCVWDVDTAVGPSDVEAMREETDYGDLRRIETTYRRADGSTFPVEAHLTRLDTEGDEEFLVFSRNVSNRVARDRELQQLRESYETVFEHAQDALFLVNVEDDSENPTFVFDTTSPAHESLTGVPTDELAGRTPREAFNDTVADELESSYQDILDTRETVFKEVELPFPAGERVVSVKISPVVVDGDITQLVGIARDTTDRRERERELQRQNDRLEKFASIVSHDLRNPLSVAEGHLEMALETGDTSHLDSVAAAHDRMRTLIEDILTLTREGETVTDFEAVDLAAVAADCWALVDAPAATVDVQDSASVLADRSRLQQVFENLFRNAIEHGSTSPDSQARQGAVEDGGNDVTVTVGRLANGFFVADDGPGVPAEDREAVFESGYTTSEHGTGFGLTIVAEIVDAHGWDISLTESENGGARFEIRGVDFAENSGQDGGAA, encoded by the coding sequence ATGTCGCCAGGGAGCCCCCCGCGCGACGTCGAGGACAGCGTTCGAGTTCTCCACGTCGACGACGACGCGGCGTTCCTCGACCTCGCCGCCACGTACCTCGAACGCCACGACCTCGCCGTCCTAACGGCGACCGACACCGACGAGGCCCTCGCCGTTCTCGCCGACTACCACGTCGACTGCGTCGTCTCGGATTACGACATGCCGGGGATGGACGGCCTGGAGTTTCTGGAGACCGTTCGAGAGAACTACCCGGGCCTCCCGTTCGTGCTGTTCACCGGGAAGGGCAGCGAAGCCATCGCGAGCGAGGCCATCTCAGCTGGCGTCACCGACTACCTCCAGAAGGACACCGGAACCGACCAGTACACCGTCCTCGCCAACCGCGTGCGCAACGCCGTCGAACACGACCGCTCGAAGCGCGCGCTCGGCGAACGCGACCGCCGCCTCCGCACGCTCTTCCAGAACCTCCCCGGGATGGCCTACCGGTGTCTGAACGACCCCGACTGGCCGATGGAGTTCGTCGCCGGCGAAGTCGAGTCGATGTTCGGCTACTCCGCCGACGCGCTCGAATCCGGAGACGTGGTCTGGGGCGAGGAGGTCATCCACCCCGAGGACCGCGAGTTCGCGTGGCAGACCGTCCAGGACGCGCTCGAAGACGAGCGCCCGTTCGAGCTCACGTACCGCATCGAGACGCCCGACGGCGACGTCCGCCACGCCTGGGAGCGCGGCCGCGGCGTCGGCGAAGCGGACGACGGCGTCGTCGCAATCGAGGGGTTCATCACCGATATCACCGAGCGCGTCCGGCGGGAGCGCGAGCTGGAACGCCGGAACGCCCGGCAGTCGGCGCTGTTCGAGCAGTCCCCGGACATGATAAACATCCACGACGCCGACGGGGCCTTCGTGGAAGCCAACCGCCGGTTCTGTGAGGAACTCGGCTACGACGAAGACGAAGTCCTCGACCTGTGCGTCTGGGACGTCGACACCGCCGTCGGCCCGAGCGACGTCGAAGCCATGCGCGAGGAGACGGACTACGGCGACCTCCGACGCATCGAAACCACCTACCGGCGCGCCGACGGCTCGACGTTCCCCGTCGAAGCCCACCTCACGCGCCTCGACACCGAGGGCGACGAGGAGTTTCTGGTGTTCAGTCGGAACGTCTCCAACCGCGTCGCACGGGACCGGGAACTCCAGCAACTCCGGGAGAGCTACGAGACCGTCTTCGAGCACGCCCAAGACGCGCTCTTCCTCGTCAACGTCGAGGACGACAGCGAGAATCCGACGTTCGTCTTCGACACCACCAGTCCGGCCCACGAGTCTCTTACGGGCGTCCCCACCGACGAGCTGGCCGGGCGGACGCCCCGGGAGGCGTTCAACGACACCGTCGCCGACGAACTCGAATCGAGCTACCAGGACATTCTGGACACCCGAGAGACGGTGTTCAAGGAAGTCGAACTCCCCTTCCCCGCCGGCGAGCGAGTCGTCAGCGTGAAGATATCGCCGGTGGTCGTCGACGGAGACATCACCCAACTGGTCGGTATCGCGCGGGACACGACCGACCGACGGGAGCGCGAGCGGGAGCTCCAGCGGCAGAACGACCGCCTGGAGAAGTTCGCGAGCATCGTCAGCCACGACCTCCGCAACCCCCTGAGCGTCGCGGAGGGCCACCTGGAGATGGCCCTGGAGACCGGAGACACCAGTCACCTCGACAGCGTCGCGGCGGCTCACGACCGCATGCGGACGCTCATCGAGGACATCCTCACGCTCACCCGCGAAGGCGAGACCGTCACCGACTTCGAGGCCGTGGACTTGGCGGCCGTCGCGGCGGACTGCTGGGCGCTCGTCGACGCCCCTGCCGCCACCGTGGACGTACAGGACTCGGCGTCCGTCCTCGCGGACCGGAGCCGGCTCCAGCAGGTCTTCGAGAATCTCTTCCGGAATGCCATCGAACACGGCTCGACGAGTCCTGACTCACAGGCTCGGCAGGGCGCTGTCGAAGACGGCGGCAACGACGTCACAGTCACGGTCGGCAGGCTCGCGAACGGCTTCTTCGTGGCTGACGACGGCCCCGGCGTCCCCGCCGAGGACCGCGAGGCGGTCTTCGAGTCCGGCTACACGACCAGCGAGCACGGCACCGGCTTCGGACTCACCATCGTCGCCGAAATCGTCGACGCGCACGGGTGGGACATCTCGCTGACCGAGAGCGAGAACGGCGGCGCACGGTTCGAAATTCGGGGCGTCGACTTCGCGGAGAACAGCGGGCAGGACGGCGGCGCGGCGTGA
- a CDS encoding METTL5 family protein encodes MKRALAKRLAAVEGFADPDPELEQYPIPADLAAHVLHLADLHGDLAGRSVADLGAGTGMLALAAATRSPARVLAVELDAEALRVARENERRVDPGTNVDWLRGDATRPPLSAVDTVVSNPPFGAQRGNEHADRAFLETAADLAGVSYTVHNAGSKGFVESFASDRGGEVTHAFAADFPVSAQFDFHTSDREVLDVEVFRIEW; translated from the coding sequence GTGAAGCGCGCGCTGGCCAAGCGGCTCGCGGCCGTCGAGGGGTTCGCCGACCCGGACCCGGAGCTAGAGCAGTACCCGATTCCCGCCGACCTCGCCGCCCACGTCCTCCACCTCGCGGACCTCCACGGTGACCTCGCCGGCCGCAGCGTCGCCGACCTCGGCGCGGGCACGGGGATGCTCGCGCTCGCCGCCGCCACGCGCTCGCCGGCGCGCGTGCTGGCGGTCGAACTCGACGCCGAGGCGCTCCGAGTCGCCCGCGAGAACGAGCGCCGGGTCGACCCCGGAACGAACGTCGACTGGCTCCGGGGGGACGCCACCCGACCACCGCTCTCGGCGGTCGACACCGTCGTCTCGAACCCGCCGTTCGGCGCGCAGCGCGGCAACGAACACGCCGACCGCGCGTTCCTCGAAACCGCCGCCGACCTCGCGGGCGTCTCGTACACGGTGCACAACGCCGGTAGCAAGGGGTTCGTCGAGTCGTTCGCGAGCGACCGCGGCGGCGAGGTCACGCACGCGTTCGCCGCCGACTTCCCGGTCAGCGCGCAGTTCGACTTCCACACCAGCGACCGCGAGGTGCTGGACGTCGAAGTGTTCCGAATCGAGTGGTAG
- a CDS encoding rhomboid family intramembrane serine protease — protein sequence MHLSPAAVVAATTVVAVLLAVAVPRFRRLRWLGVAAVVGLLAGFAVATALGSLGPWRAVANAAIVALVATGVAVFTRGDGRRELQAVRSRLLFGVPWGTLVVTVGVVAFYLFVQFGRGGGALVLPFVSWSYAYPLGVLASPIAHAGLGHVTGNVIGTLALAPIAEYAFSHYPTDRGDSSFASWRSNPYVRALVLFPLGVFAVAQLTGIFSWGATIGFSGVVYAFAGFALVKYPLATVVAVTGRDVISVLWNTLGDPVTFASASPSFGPPWWAGIAVQGHLFGFLVGAVLSAALLARRGERPNAARVWVGSVVLATSMSLWAVWWYGQSAEYVLFRAGGLLLVVVLAVVLAAAAGADDHTFVGDLTGRQAASLALLLPVLTMCVVAVPVNLTTVSDADLPGDPVSVEGYEVTYAENVTNERVAAVDVPYFEQATNVSASGVVVANAERSLWTEQVSAGELAFYGDTAVTVGGVGWKETVWVHRRGWVTDGDGAVYNVYVDPPDADWRHAYASESATADPVLDGQRVRLAAEGGAFGVEVVENGTVVGTAGIPDENETAAAGTLTFERNATRLVAHHENTTVTVAREETYE from the coding sequence ATGCACCTCTCGCCGGCCGCCGTCGTCGCGGCCACCACGGTCGTCGCCGTCCTCCTCGCGGTCGCCGTCCCTCGATTCCGTCGGTTGCGCTGGCTCGGCGTCGCCGCCGTCGTCGGCCTGCTCGCCGGCTTCGCCGTCGCCACCGCGCTCGGCTCGCTCGGGCCGTGGCGCGCCGTCGCGAACGCCGCCATCGTCGCGCTGGTCGCGACCGGCGTCGCCGTCTTCACGCGCGGTGACGGTCGCCGCGAACTCCAGGCCGTCCGGTCGCGGCTGCTGTTCGGCGTGCCCTGGGGGACACTCGTCGTGACCGTCGGCGTCGTCGCGTTCTACCTGTTCGTGCAGTTCGGACGGGGCGGCGGCGCGCTCGTCCTGCCGTTCGTCTCCTGGTCGTACGCCTACCCGCTGGGCGTCCTCGCGTCCCCCATCGCCCACGCCGGCCTCGGCCACGTCACCGGGAACGTCATCGGCACGCTCGCGCTCGCTCCCATCGCCGAGTACGCGTTCTCCCACTACCCGACCGACCGCGGCGACTCCTCGTTCGCGTCCTGGCGCTCGAACCCCTACGTGCGGGCGCTCGTCCTCTTTCCCTTGGGCGTTTTCGCGGTCGCTCAGCTCACGGGGATATTCTCCTGGGGTGCCACAATCGGCTTCTCCGGGGTCGTGTACGCGTTCGCCGGGTTCGCGCTCGTGAAGTACCCGCTGGCGACCGTCGTCGCCGTCACCGGCCGCGACGTCATCTCGGTGCTGTGGAACACGCTCGGCGACCCCGTGACGTTCGCGTCGGCGTCGCCCTCGTTCGGGCCGCCGTGGTGGGCGGGCATCGCCGTCCAGGGGCACCTCTTCGGCTTCCTCGTCGGAGCCGTTCTCTCCGCCGCCCTGCTCGCTCGACGGGGCGAACGGCCCAACGCCGCCCGCGTCTGGGTCGGGTCCGTCGTGCTCGCCACGTCGATGTCGCTGTGGGCGGTCTGGTGGTACGGCCAGTCCGCCGAGTACGTCCTGTTCCGGGCGGGCGGGCTGCTGCTGGTGGTCGTGCTCGCCGTCGTGCTCGCCGCCGCCGCGGGGGCAGACGACCACACGTTCGTCGGAGACCTCACGGGCCGTCAAGCGGCCTCGCTCGCGCTGCTGCTGCCCGTACTCACGATGTGCGTCGTCGCCGTCCCCGTGAACCTCACCACCGTCTCGGACGCCGACCTCCCCGGTGACCCCGTATCCGTCGAGGGGTACGAGGTGACGTACGCGGAGAACGTGACGAACGAGCGAGTCGCCGCCGTCGACGTCCCCTACTTCGAGCAGGCGACGAACGTCTCCGCCAGCGGGGTGGTCGTCGCGAACGCCGAGCGCAGCCTCTGGACGGAGCAGGTGAGCGCGGGTGAACTCGCGTTCTACGGCGACACCGCCGTCACCGTCGGCGGCGTCGGCTGGAAAGAGACCGTCTGGGTCCACCGCCGCGGCTGGGTGACCGACGGTGACGGTGCCGTCTACAACGTCTACGTCGACCCGCCGGACGCCGACTGGCGGCACGCCTACGCGTCCGAGAGCGCGACCGCGGACCCCGTGCTGGACGGCCAGCGCGTCAGACTCGCGGCCGAGGGCGGCGCGTTCGGCGTCGAGGTCGTAGAGAACGGCACTGTCGTCGGCACTGCCGGAATTCCGGACGAGAACGAGACCGCGGCCGCTGGCACGCTCACGTTCGAGCGCAACGCCACCCGGCTGGTCGCTCACCACGAGAACACGACCGTGACTGTCGCCCGCGAGGAGACCTACGAGTAG
- a CDS encoding DNA-directed RNA polymerase subunit L, whose amino-acid sequence MDLRVIEKGDAELTIEVAGENHTFMNVLKGALLETDGVTAASYDMNPEQSGGQTEPLLTIKTEDVDPLDALQDAAGRTGDELQDFADAFQAAV is encoded by the coding sequence ATGGACTTGCGGGTCATCGAGAAGGGCGACGCGGAGCTGACCATCGAGGTCGCTGGCGAGAATCACACGTTCATGAACGTGCTGAAGGGCGCGCTGCTAGAGACCGACGGGGTCACGGCGGCGTCCTACGACATGAATCCCGAGCAGTCCGGCGGCCAGACGGAGCCGCTGCTCACTATCAAGACAGAGGACGTCGACCCCCTGGACGCGCTCCAGGACGCAGCGGGCCGTACCGGCGACGAACTGCAGGACTTCGCGGACGCGTTCCAGGCGGCGGTCTAG
- the hisF gene encoding imidazole glycerol phosphate synthase subunit HisF: protein MTLTKRVIPCIDVALDDDGDAAVYTGVNFEDLEYTGDPVEMAKRYNEAGADEFVFLDITASADGRETMLDTVSAVADEVFIPLTVGGGIRDTGDIKETLRAGADKVSINSGAIAEPSLVNQGAKAFGSQCIVISVDAKRRFDEQGEHYEQVDGESCWFECTVKGGREGTGLDVVEWANEVESRGAGELFVNSIDADGTKDGYDLPLTAAVCDSVSTPVIASSGCGSPGDMAEAYDAGADAALAASIFHFGDYTIEETKRALDDQGYPIRL, encoded by the coding sequence ATGACTCTCACCAAGCGCGTCATCCCCTGTATCGACGTGGCGCTCGACGACGACGGCGACGCCGCCGTCTACACCGGTGTGAACTTCGAGGACCTCGAGTACACGGGCGACCCCGTCGAGATGGCGAAACGCTACAACGAGGCGGGTGCCGACGAGTTCGTCTTCCTCGACATCACGGCGAGCGCGGACGGCCGGGAGACGATGCTGGACACGGTCTCCGCGGTCGCCGACGAGGTGTTCATCCCGCTGACTGTCGGTGGCGGCATCCGGGACACGGGAGACATCAAGGAGACGCTGCGGGCCGGCGCGGACAAGGTCTCTATCAACTCCGGCGCAATCGCCGAACCGAGCCTCGTCAATCAGGGCGCGAAGGCGTTCGGCAGCCAGTGCATCGTCATCAGCGTGGACGCGAAGCGGCGCTTCGACGAGCAGGGCGAACACTACGAGCAGGTCGACGGGGAGTCCTGCTGGTTCGAGTGCACAGTCAAGGGCGGCCGCGAGGGGACGGGGCTGGACGTTGTGGAGTGGGCGAACGAGGTCGAGTCCCGGGGTGCGGGCGAACTGTTCGTGAACTCCATCGACGCCGACGGTACGAAAGACGGCTACGACCTGCCGCTGACGGCGGCCGTCTGCGACAGCGTCTCCACCCCCGTCATCGCGTCCTCCGGCTGCGGGAGCCCCGGTGACATGGCAGAGGCGTACGACGCGGGTGCGGACGCCGCACTCGCAGCGTCCATCTTCCACTTCGGCGACTACACCATCGAGGAGACCAAGCGAGCCTTGGACGACCAGGGCTACCCGATTCGGCTGTAG
- a CDS encoding universal stress protein: protein MTYVVAFDNSPLAKTALRRAVEYADAVGEEVVAVTAIQRDPSRARELGWLGGDESFDVETVARNLTAAVTAIDPDVGFEYATLDAYAPRGRVSRTVRELAVEQDAAVVFVGSDNAGRMVGGLASVGQTVSADDRYDVHIVRHDE, encoded by the coding sequence ATGACCTACGTCGTCGCTTTCGACAACTCACCGCTCGCGAAGACTGCGCTCCGGCGCGCGGTCGAGTACGCCGACGCCGTCGGGGAGGAGGTCGTCGCCGTCACCGCCATCCAGCGGGACCCCAGTCGCGCCCGCGAACTCGGGTGGCTCGGCGGCGACGAGTCCTTCGACGTCGAGACGGTCGCCCGGAACCTCACCGCGGCCGTGACCGCCATCGACCCCGATGTCGGATTCGAGTACGCCACACTCGACGCGTACGCGCCCCGCGGCCGTGTCAGTCGAACGGTCCGCGAACTCGCGGTCGAGCAGGACGCCGCGGTCGTCTTCGTCGGCAGCGACAACGCCGGCCGGATGGTCGGCGGGCTGGCGTCGGTCGGGCAGACCGTCTCCGCGGACGACCGCTACGACGTCCACATCGTCCGCCACGACGAGTAG
- a CDS encoding DUF7550 family protein: MSDDHGHDDHGDEGRVTSPMQEFSMGQVTTGFVVLLVGLAVAYALPAFV; this comes from the coding sequence ATGTCCGACGACCACGGCCACGACGACCACGGCGACGAGGGACGAGTCACGTCACCGATGCAGGAGTTCTCGATGGGGCAGGTCACGACCGGCTTCGTCGTCCTCCTCGTCGGCCTCGCCGTCGCGTACGCCCTGCCGGCGTTCGTCTGA
- the purL gene encoding phosphoribosylformylglycinamidine synthase subunit PurL — MPLADSDRRLVAEELGRDPTPAEAALFENLWSEHCAYRSSRPLLSAFDSESEDVVVGPGDDAAVVRIPGTDQLLTFGVESHNHPSYVDPYDGAATGVGGIVRDTLSMGAYPIALADSLYFGDFDREHSRYLLEGVVEGIGDYGNAIGVPTVAGSTQFHDGYEGNPLVNVACVGRLDEDRLVTAAAKDAGNKLVLVGNATGRDGLGGASFASEDLAEDAETEDRPAVQVGDPYTEKLLVEANETLVDRDLVAAARDLGAAGLGGASSELVALGDKGARIELDAVHQREPNMNALEILLAESQERMCYEVTPDDVDAVREVAERFDLGCSVIGEVTDGNYVCEFEGETVVDAPAEFLADGAPMNDLPMEDPTQPETDRPTPSLETAVDAVLASPNTASKEWVYRQYDHEVGLRTLQRPGEDAAGLAVHEASGEDTETAVALSTGTSPGWTDCAPYEGAYATAVENATNLAAQGAEPLAAVDCLNGGNPEKPDVYGGFAAMVDGLADGCRAIDAPVVGGNVSLYNDSAAGPIPPTPTLALLGHREGYDTPGTALDGAGDLVLVGGHADALGGSVLLQELGGSDQFPDVDASTVDAVRAAATHEDTLAVHDVSDGGLAVTLAEMVTEDAGVDVAVPDLPALFSECPGRAVVETTDPEALRVAVDAPVVDLGAATDDGTLSVSAGEETVTRDADAIRGTRAVLDRELD; from the coding sequence ATGCCACTCGCCGACTCGGACCGACGGCTCGTCGCCGAGGAACTCGGCCGCGACCCCACGCCGGCGGAGGCCGCCCTGTTCGAGAACCTCTGGAGCGAACACTGCGCGTACCGCTCCTCGCGCCCGCTGCTGTCCGCGTTCGACAGCGAGAGCGAGGACGTCGTGGTCGGGCCGGGCGACGACGCCGCAGTCGTCCGGATTCCGGGCACCGACCAGTTGCTCACGTTCGGCGTGGAGAGCCACAACCACCCGAGCTACGTCGACCCCTACGACGGCGCAGCCACCGGGGTCGGCGGCATCGTCCGGGACACGCTCTCGATGGGCGCGTACCCCATCGCGCTCGCCGACTCGCTGTACTTCGGCGACTTCGACCGCGAGCACTCCCGGTACCTCCTCGAAGGCGTCGTGGAGGGCATCGGCGACTACGGGAACGCCATCGGCGTCCCAACCGTCGCCGGGTCCACGCAGTTCCACGACGGCTACGAGGGCAACCCACTCGTGAACGTCGCGTGCGTCGGCCGCCTCGACGAGGACCGGCTCGTGACCGCCGCCGCGAAGGACGCCGGGAACAAACTCGTGCTCGTCGGGAACGCCACGGGCCGCGACGGCCTCGGCGGCGCGAGCTTCGCGAGCGAGGACCTCGCCGAGGACGCCGAGACCGAGGACCGGCCCGCGGTCCAGGTCGGCGACCCGTACACGGAGAAGCTCCTCGTCGAGGCCAACGAGACGCTTGTCGACCGCGACCTCGTCGCTGCCGCCCGCGACCTCGGCGCAGCGGGGCTCGGGGGCGCGTCCTCCGAACTGGTCGCGCTCGGCGACAAGGGAGCCCGCATCGAACTGGACGCCGTCCACCAGCGCGAGCCGAACATGAACGCGCTCGAAATCCTGCTCGCGGAGTCCCAGGAGCGGATGTGCTACGAAGTCACCCCCGACGATGTCGACGCGGTCCGCGAGGTCGCCGAGCGCTTCGACCTCGGCTGCTCGGTCATCGGGGAGGTCACCGACGGCAACTACGTCTGCGAGTTCGAGGGTGAGACGGTCGTCGACGCCCCAGCCGAGTTCCTCGCGGACGGCGCGCCGATGAACGACCTCCCAATGGAGGACCCGACACAGCCCGAGACCGACCGCCCGACGCCGTCCCTCGAAACCGCGGTCGACGCCGTGCTCGCGAGCCCGAACACCGCGAGCAAGGAGTGGGTGTACCGCCAGTACGACCACGAGGTCGGCCTGCGGACGCTCCAGCGCCCCGGAGAAGACGCGGCCGGACTCGCGGTTCACGAAGCCAGCGGTGAGGACACCGAAACCGCCGTCGCGCTCTCGACGGGCACCAGCCCGGGCTGGACTGACTGCGCGCCGTACGAGGGCGCGTACGCGACGGCGGTCGAGAACGCGACGAACCTCGCCGCGCAGGGGGCAGAGCCGCTCGCCGCCGTCGACTGCCTGAACGGCGGGAACCCCGAGAAGCCCGACGTGTACGGCGGTTTCGCGGCGATGGTCGACGGGCTCGCGGACGGCTGTCGCGCCATCGACGCGCCGGTCGTCGGCGGCAACGTCAGCCTCTACAACGACTCTGCAGCCGGCCCGATTCCGCCGACGCCGACGCTCGCGCTGCTCGGGCACCGCGAGGGCTACGACACGCCCGGCACCGCACTCGACGGCGCGGGCGACCTCGTGCTCGTCGGCGGGCACGCCGACGCCCTCGGCGGCTCTGTTCTCCTCCAGGAACTCGGCGGTAGCGACCAGTTCCCGGACGTGGACGCGTCGACAGTCGACGCCGTGCGGGCAGCCGCGACCCACGAGGACACGCTCGCCGTCCACGACGTCAGCGACGGCGGGCTCGCGGTCACGCTCGCTGAGATGGTGACCGAGGACGCCGGCGTGGACGTGGCGGTGCCCGACCTCCCGGCACTGTTCTCCGAGTGCCCCGGCCGCGCGGTCGTGGAGACCACCGACCCCGAGGCGCTACGGGTGGCCGTCGACGCGCCGGTCGTCGACCTCGGCGCGGCGACCGACGACGGTACGCTGTCGGTGTCCGCCGGGGAGGAGACAGTGACCCGGGACGCCGACGCGATTCGCGGCACGCGTGCCGTCCTCGACCGCGAGCTCGACTAG
- a CDS encoding DUF7827 domain-containing protein: MRRTPLLALLAVFTLVLVGVGAAATPEASFSTRGPETTPNGTAAFTIDITETDRATLHVGSERDGYLLNATIVDANGDGTVAVEFDASNAGTSDTTLSATDGDSVTVNNETELQAPRLEPAAYRLALFVEGNKSDVDRMLVRQAHTAEQTTETSNGATTTKSASEGTTTERATGMADDPSSNGTVPGFGMLGALAAAAAAALVAVRR; the protein is encoded by the coding sequence ATGAGACGAACTCCCCTACTCGCTCTCCTCGCCGTGTTTACTCTCGTCCTCGTGGGCGTGGGTGCAGCCGCGACGCCGGAGGCCTCGTTCTCCACCCGAGGCCCCGAGACGACGCCGAACGGAACCGCTGCGTTCACCATCGACATCACCGAAACCGACCGGGCGACCCTCCACGTCGGGTCCGAGCGCGACGGCTATCTGCTGAACGCGACAATCGTCGACGCGAACGGTGACGGCACGGTCGCCGTCGAGTTTGACGCCTCGAACGCTGGAACGAGCGACACGACGCTCTCGGCGACCGACGGTGACTCGGTGACGGTCAACAACGAGACCGAACTGCAGGCTCCGCGGCTGGAGCCAGCCGCCTACCGGCTCGCGCTCTTCGTCGAGGGCAACAAGAGCGACGTGGATCGAATGCTCGTTCGCCAAGCCCATACGGCCGAACAGACCACGGAGACGTCCAACGGAGCCACGACGACCAAGTCTGCGTCGGAAGGTACCACGACCGAACGAGCCACCGGGATGGCCGACGACCCGTCCTCGAACGGGACAGTGCCCGGATTCGGCATGCTCGGTGCGCTCGCCGCAGCCGCCGCCGCGGCGCTGGTCGCGGTGCGTCGCTGA